One region of Quercus lobata isolate SW786 chromosome 2, ValleyOak3.0 Primary Assembly, whole genome shotgun sequence genomic DNA includes:
- the LOC115977112 gene encoding uncharacterized protein LOC115977112: MAYVLAHDVVLYRTKDIILAHLVFSFHGCSFICFMKFITPQDNNIQLIQVCTLEFARSALRFSFHSKWMSAVFFHFTAFIGFLAMVNFDLMKNLPNTAGEVADNIAVIV; this comes from the exons ATGGCATATGTGCTTGCTCATGATGTTGTGCTTTATAGGACAAAGGATATAATTCTGGCACACTTGGTGTTTAGTTTCCATGGTTGTTCCTTTATCTGTTTCATGAAATTTATAACTCCACAAGATAATAACATACAGTTGATTCAGGTGTGCACTCTGGAGTTTGCTCGCTCTGCACTACGCTTCTCTTTTCATAGCAAATGGATGAGCGCTGTCTTCTTCCATTTCACGGCTTTTATTGGATTCCTTGCCATG GTGAATTTTGATCTGATGAAGAACCTACCCAATACTGCGGGTGAAGTGGCTGACAACATCGCCGTCATAGTGTGA
- the LOC115974661 gene encoding uncharacterized protein LOC115974661 isoform X2, whose product MRADRKRLSERTVNLAREVRRALVTTNYHNRQHYSVRCGRGRPQVSLEEFSFLEKVCRKAKPDERTWAKLVNPKTIHWYCDGPEPTREAIAYDERIHKQMDDAKRRAMIKSLAVEQKKTGEIVVPSVPGSSGKRKQPPKSDRPHKQPKVSMEPIVGLMAEGPKAVNQVKQGAGKGLMHAPPVSEEKPPPLLRDDSKFALEKLTSILSAEDYEDLGNHSTEAMGETGLFAVGQSLVMMKGLMDRCLNREAALERVRSKLGKTEEELSQLHKWKSTMEQKFELSENTRKELEQKTEEAGKVLKSRADEVKDLKKKLRHAKDDAVSEYRNSESLLKELGGSFLQGFDDALRQIKKTYPDLDVSMITLTDQDQTSALPVASENTEDLFGEEAAQGDGESAPPNEVAVADPKKAE is encoded by the exons ATGCGAGCAGACAG AAAACGTCTGTCAGAGAGAACCGTCAACCTTGCCAGAGAAGTCCGTCGAGCACTGGTAACCACCAATTACCACAACCGTCAGCATTACTCCGTCaggtgtg GTAGAGGGCGCCCGCAGGTTAGCCTCGAGGAATTTAGTTTCCTTGAAAAGGTTTGTAGAAAAGCTAAGCCGGACGAAAGGACCTGGGCCAAGTTAGTGAATCCAAAGACAAtacactggtattgtgacggtccagaacctaCCCGTGAGGCCATTGCTtacgacgaaagaatacacaaac aaatggacgacgccaAGAGAAGAGCCATGATAAAATCTCtagccgtcgagcaaaagaagacgggtgagATCGTTGTTCCCAGTGTGCCGGGGTCATCGGGCAAGAGGAAGCAGCCACCAAAGTCCGACCGTCCACACAAGCAGCCAAAGGTGTCAATGGAGCCCATCgtgggcttgatggctgagggcCCTAAGGCCGTCAACCAAGTTAAACAGGGGGCCGGTAAGGGCCTAATGCATGCTCCACCCGTCAGCGAGGAGAAGCCCCCTCCCCTTCTTCGTGATGATTCGAAGTTCGCTTTGGAAAAGCTTACGTCCATACTTTCTGCAGAGGACTATGAGGATCTGGGGAATCACTCGACGGAGGCGATGGGAGAGACGGGGTTATTTGCCGTCGGACAG tccttggttatgatgaagggcttgatggaccgttgcctcaaccgtgaagcggctctgGAACGGGTACGGTCAAAACTTGGGAAGACGGAAGAAGAGCTTAGCCAGCTGCACAAGTGGAAGTCCACCATGGAGCAGAAATTTGAACTGTCTGAGAATACAAGAAAGGAGCTCGAACAGAAGACGGAAGAAGCTGGGAAGGTCTTGAAGAGCAGAGCGGACGAGGTGAAAGATCTGAAGAAAAAGCTCCGTCATGCAAAGGACGACGCCGTCAGCGAATATCGCAACTCCGAGTCCTTGTTGAAGGAGCTTGGaggatcgttccttcaaggctttgacGATGCGCTCCGTCAGATAAAAAAGACCTACCCAGATCTGGACGTGTCTATGATAACACTTACTGATCAAGATCAGACTTCTGCCCTGCCCGTCGCCTCCGAAAATACGGAGGACCTCTTTGGGGAAGAAGCAGCTCAGGGTGACGGAGAGTCCGCTCCGCCGAATGAGGTCGCTGTTGCCGACCCCAAGAAAGCAGAGTAA
- the LOC115974661 gene encoding uncharacterized protein LOC115974661 isoform X1, whose product MSSASSNQSVVRDGTEYENVYPSGHKDQDSPGEDRSPSASSSSSTSEDVEKIEIEGPDGNQALESVVGADGLRQFIMLPEWTVHRFTSVIRERHFSTFRTNFQIPDYIPIRLPYVSERCYYDGVEGVGVYEQVLKAGLRFPLSTLHRELLHYLGLSVTQISPNAWRVFIAMEILYGAMSNGERRLTVREFLHCYRPDEIDRSRGLYRFASRSPLLKVIFETPDSNRDWKSRYFFLEGDRWMNRPGETEYMPVDTTWGIINQARRGRPQVSLEEFSFLEKVCRKAKPDERTWAKLVNPKTIHWYCDGPEPTREAIAYDERIHKQMDDAKRRAMIKSLAVEQKKTGEIVVPSVPGSSGKRKQPPKSDRPHKQPKVSMEPIVGLMAEGPKAVNQVKQGAGKGLMHAPPVSEEKPPPLLRDDSKFALEKLTSILSAEDYEDLGNHSTEAMGETGLFAVGQSLVMMKGLMDRCLNREAALERVRSKLGKTEEELSQLHKWKSTMEQKFELSENTRKELEQKTEEAGKVLKSRADEVKDLKKKLRHAKDDAVSEYRNSESLLKELGGSFLQGFDDALRQIKKTYPDLDVSMITLTDQDQTSALPVASENTEDLFGEEAAQGDGESAPPNEVAVADPKKAE is encoded by the exons atgtctagtgcgtcaagtaaccaatcggtggttcgtgacgggacggaatacgagaatgtatacccgtccggtcataaagaccaagatagtccaggcgaagataggagtccgtctgcaTCCTCTTCGTCCTCAACAAGTGAGGATGTGGAGAAAATTGAGATAGAGGGTCCTGACGGGAATCAAGCACTGGAGTCCGTcgtaggtgctgatggactaaggcagttcatcatgttaccagagtggacagtgcataggttcacatccgtcatcCGGGAGAGACATTTCAGTACCTTTAGAACAAATTTTCAGATACCAGACTACATCCCGATCCGTCTTCCCTACGTGTCGGAGAGATGTTATTATGACGGAGTAGAAGGTGTTGGAGTGTACGAGCAGGTGTTGAAGGCtggacttcggttcccgctctctacactCCATAGGGAACTCTTGCATTACCTGGGACTGTCCGTCACCCAGATTTCTccaaacgcctggagggtcttcatagcaatggagattctTTATGGCGCAATGTCGAATGGAGAAAGGAGACTGACGgtccgtgaatttcttcactgttaccgtCCAGATGAGATTGATAGATCAAGGGGGTTGTACCGTTTTGCTAGTCGAAGTCCCTTGTTGAAGGTCatctttgagaccccagactcaaatagagactggaagagtcgctatttcttcctggagggtgacaggtggatgaaccgtccaggaGAGACGGAGTACATGCCCGTCGATACAACTTGGGGGATAATAAACCAAGCGC GTAGAGGGCGCCCGCAGGTTAGCCTCGAGGAATTTAGTTTCCTTGAAAAGGTTTGTAGAAAAGCTAAGCCGGACGAAAGGACCTGGGCCAAGTTAGTGAATCCAAAGACAAtacactggtattgtgacggtccagaacctaCCCGTGAGGCCATTGCTtacgacgaaagaatacacaaac aaatggacgacgccaAGAGAAGAGCCATGATAAAATCTCtagccgtcgagcaaaagaagacgggtgagATCGTTGTTCCCAGTGTGCCGGGGTCATCGGGCAAGAGGAAGCAGCCACCAAAGTCCGACCGTCCACACAAGCAGCCAAAGGTGTCAATGGAGCCCATCgtgggcttgatggctgagggcCCTAAGGCCGTCAACCAAGTTAAACAGGGGGCCGGTAAGGGCCTAATGCATGCTCCACCCGTCAGCGAGGAGAAGCCCCCTCCCCTTCTTCGTGATGATTCGAAGTTCGCTTTGGAAAAGCTTACGTCCATACTTTCTGCAGAGGACTATGAGGATCTGGGGAATCACTCGACGGAGGCGATGGGAGAGACGGGGTTATTTGCCGTCGGACAG tccttggttatgatgaagggcttgatggaccgttgcctcaaccgtgaagcggctctgGAACGGGTACGGTCAAAACTTGGGAAGACGGAAGAAGAGCTTAGCCAGCTGCACAAGTGGAAGTCCACCATGGAGCAGAAATTTGAACTGTCTGAGAATACAAGAAAGGAGCTCGAACAGAAGACGGAAGAAGCTGGGAAGGTCTTGAAGAGCAGAGCGGACGAGGTGAAAGATCTGAAGAAAAAGCTCCGTCATGCAAAGGACGACGCCGTCAGCGAATATCGCAACTCCGAGTCCTTGTTGAAGGAGCTTGGaggatcgttccttcaaggctttgacGATGCGCTCCGTCAGATAAAAAAGACCTACCCAGATCTGGACGTGTCTATGATAACACTTACTGATCAAGATCAGACTTCTGCCCTGCCCGTCGCCTCCGAAAATACGGAGGACCTCTTTGGGGAAGAAGCAGCTCAGGGTGACGGAGAGTCCGCTCCGCCGAATGAGGTCGCTGTTGCCGACCCCAAGAAAGCAGAGTAA